The DNA region TCTTCATCAGTAGCATTTTTAGCAGCTTCTAGTTTTTCTCTCATTGTAGGGTCTGATAACAAGTATAGAGTTTCTAATAATCCATTATATTCAGCTTCACTTATTATAATAACATTTCCCTTTTTAGTATTTACATTTATAACATCATTATATTCAATAGTAGAATCTAAATAAGAAAATAAATTTTTTCTTAAATTTGTAGCATTTGTATTTGTCATAATATCAACTCCTTTTTTATATGTACATTATAATGGACATATTTGTATATGTCAATTACTTTTTCCCAAACTTAGCTTTTTTCTTTTTCTTCATCACAGAATATCCAAACTTACCTATTGCTTCCTTAGATAGTGAAAAATATTCTCCATGTGAGTA from Fusobacterium simiae includes:
- a CDS encoding type II toxin-antitoxin system Phd/YefM family antitoxin → MTNTNATNLRKNLFSYLDSTIEYNDVINVNTKKGNVIIISEAEYNGLLETLYLLSDPTMREKLEAAKNATDEDYEVFEW